Proteins encoded in a region of the Bacteroidota bacterium genome:
- a CDS encoding CoA-binding protein: MPTDTPIDLRAVLAEACTIAVVGCSPRASQTSHRIARYLQDAGYRIVPVNPHHETLLGEPCYPDLVTIPTEVIVDIVNVFRRPVFTEGVVADAAARLEATGQRLLIWTQIGLHSAEAEALAATHRLPYLADRYIMVDHMDQV, from the coding sequence ATGCCTACGGATACCCCCATCGACCTGCGTGCTGTGCTTGCGGAGGCCTGCACCATTGCTGTGGTGGGGTGCTCCCCGCGCGCCTCGCAGACGAGCCACCGAATCGCGCGCTACCTCCAGGACGCGGGCTACCGCATCGTGCCGGTCAACCCGCACCACGAGACGCTCCTCGGCGAGCCCTGCTACCCCGATCTCGTCACGATCCCGACGGAAGTGATCGTCGACATCGTGAACGTGTTTCGGCGTCCGGTCTTCACCGAGGGCGTCGTGGCCGATGCCGCCGCCCGGCTGGAAGCTACCGGACAGCGGCTGCTCATCTGGACGCAGATCGGCCTGCACAGCGCCGAGGCCGAGGCGCTCGCCGCCACGCACCGGCTCCCCTACCTCGCGGATCGCTACATCATGGTGGACCATATGGACCAGGTCTGA
- a CDS encoding T9SS type A sorting domain-containing protein, which translates to MRALLLLLLAVLAVVPPSASAQPLSAESLSALDYRPLMLTGPDLAPLLAAASDAATPEGLRAYAYVGGAWQLIPVQTLERVRTDLAFAYPAEVRQRSDLDPDAIDDLLLYADPSLLIGADPDPRIDEDDQVLLLPSTFGLEAPNGSVPAGVEAADLVRVRVADPLGGVDRVAYLALAPDAPPVPDAGVRYDYRPDSDTYDYIGTNPEQSVVTTPYYERHFRDRWIEDRFHVRLDPADPYSPDLLDRRRMGFEPTSCARTEKTASESRGAPVANVCGPVACLRSVVGFNSGPLTQLTYLFFPRYTETRIDLRVHPVPGVSFWRDWAPITQGATYVSNLFPDGVPLDGQPDAVEGSLDWDALLFAQGSVVSSWRVDANVPQWDPEAIWLDEENPELTPCTGDEAYYGASGSFVRTTVAVSTDPRDPGYRLLGSTSRTAVAPRLNAAEAAALGEALGTELDVSVDANAVDAEQDRPASAVLDVALYPNPTAGTTTLRLTLDRAQDVTVRVFDVLGREVARTDAALGAGTQTLTLPTDALAPGTYAVRLDAADGVATKRLSVI; encoded by the coding sequence TTGCGCGCCCTCCTTCTCCTGCTGCTCGCAGTCCTTGCCGTCGTGCCCCCGTCGGCTTCCGCCCAGCCCCTGTCCGCCGAGTCGTTGTCGGCCCTCGACTATCGGCCGCTCATGCTGACCGGGCCGGACCTCGCGCCGCTCCTCGCGGCGGCCTCTGACGCGGCCACCCCGGAGGGGCTCCGGGCGTACGCCTACGTCGGTGGGGCGTGGCAACTCATCCCCGTCCAGACGCTCGAACGCGTCCGCACCGACCTCGCGTTCGCCTACCCGGCGGAAGTCCGCCAGCGCTCCGACCTCGACCCCGACGCCATCGACGACCTGCTACTCTACGCGGACCCCAGCCTCCTCATCGGCGCCGACCCCGACCCGCGCATCGACGAGGATGACCAGGTGCTGTTGCTCCCGTCGACGTTCGGCTTGGAGGCACCGAACGGGAGTGTGCCGGCAGGGGTGGAGGCCGCCGACCTCGTGCGCGTGCGTGTGGCCGACCCGCTGGGCGGCGTAGACCGGGTCGCCTACCTCGCGCTCGCCCCCGATGCGCCGCCCGTGCCCGACGCTGGCGTGCGCTACGACTACCGCCCTGACAGCGATACCTACGACTACATCGGCACCAACCCGGAGCAGAGCGTCGTCACGACGCCCTACTACGAGCGTCACTTCCGCGACCGCTGGATCGAAGACCGATTCCACGTGCGCCTCGACCCGGCCGACCCTTACAGCCCCGACCTGCTGGACCGCCGCCGCATGGGTTTTGAGCCGACCAGTTGTGCTCGGACGGAGAAAACGGCGTCAGAGAGCCGCGGGGCGCCCGTCGCCAACGTGTGCGGCCCCGTCGCGTGCCTGCGCTCCGTGGTCGGCTTCAACTCGGGCCCGCTGACGCAGCTCACCTACCTCTTCTTCCCGCGCTACACCGAGACGCGCATCGACCTGCGCGTGCACCCGGTGCCAGGCGTCTCGTTCTGGCGCGACTGGGCGCCGATCACGCAGGGCGCGACCTACGTCTCGAACCTATTCCCGGACGGCGTCCCCCTGGATGGGCAGCCCGATGCCGTCGAGGGCTCGCTCGACTGGGACGCGCTGCTCTTCGCGCAGGGCTCGGTCGTCTCGTCGTGGCGGGTGGACGCCAACGTGCCGCAGTGGGACCCGGAGGCCATCTGGCTGGACGAGGAGAACCCGGAGCTGACTCCCTGCACAGGCGACGAGGCCTACTACGGCGCGAGCGGCTCGTTCGTCCGCACGACTGTGGCGGTGTCCACCGACCCGCGCGACCCCGGCTACCGGCTGCTCGGCAGCACGTCGCGCACGGCCGTCGCCCCGCGCCTCAACGCGGCGGAAGCGGCGGCGCTCGGCGAAGCGCTCGGCACCGAGTTGGACGTGAGCGTCGACGCCAACGCGGTGGACGCCGAGCAGGACCGGCCCGCCTCGGCAGTGCTCGACGTGGCGCTCTATCCGAACCCGACGGCGGGCACGACGACGCTTCGCCTCACACTCGACCGGGCGCAGGACGTGACCGTGCGCGTGTTCGACGTACTCGGTCGGGAGGTGGCGCGCACCGACGCCGCACTCGGCGCGGGAACGCAGACACTCACGCTGCCGACCGACGCTCTCGCTCCTGGCACCTACGCCGTACGCCTCGACGCCGCCGACGGCGTGGCGACGAAGCGCCTGAGCGTGATATAG
- a CDS encoding phenylalanine 4-monooxygenase — MSTEAPQPSPDFALTAGDGSIAEATPAISQEAASVDGTMPLNDKAKYTQKYERPLSAYEKANADEIDPRCVPQTLTEPPPLGAAIEPPIYPERDQESWRFLFERQMDLLPGRAGEAFLEGVETLGLNADGIPHLRDLSASLEAATGWQVARIPGLLHERQFFELLANRQFPSTDYIREPHELDYTPAPDLFHDIFGHMPMLTQPAFADFYQLFGQAALNAEGQDRVSLERFHWFTVEFGLIQQAEGLRLFGAGIMSSASEVVHALGDEVTRYGFDPHRIIHQDYDVWHLQDVLFVVKSFDGLVDGFRGWAKGRGLL; from the coding sequence ATGAGCACCGAGGCTCCGCAGCCCTCCCCCGACTTTGCACTCACGGCCGGCGATGGATCCATCGCCGAAGCGACCCCGGCGATCTCCCAGGAGGCAGCCTCGGTCGATGGCACGATGCCGCTCAACGACAAAGCCAAGTACACGCAGAAGTACGAGCGCCCGCTCTCCGCCTACGAGAAGGCCAACGCCGACGAGATCGACCCGCGCTGCGTGCCGCAGACGCTCACCGAGCCGCCGCCGCTCGGCGCGGCCATCGAGCCGCCGATCTATCCCGAGCGCGACCAGGAGTCGTGGCGCTTCCTCTTCGAGCGGCAGATGGACCTGCTGCCCGGCCGCGCGGGCGAGGCGTTCCTCGAAGGCGTCGAGACGCTCGGCCTCAACGCCGACGGCATCCCGCACCTGCGCGACCTCTCAGCGTCGCTTGAAGCCGCGACCGGCTGGCAGGTGGCGCGCATCCCCGGCCTGCTCCACGAACGTCAGTTCTTCGAGCTGCTCGCCAACCGGCAGTTCCCGTCGACGGACTACATCCGCGAGCCGCACGAACTCGACTACACGCCCGCGCCGGACCTCTTCCACGACATCTTCGGCCACATGCCGATGCTGACGCAGCCCGCGTTCGCGGATTTCTACCAGCTCTTCGGCCAAGCCGCGCTCAACGCCGAGGGCCAGGACCGCGTCAGCCTGGAGCGCTTCCACTGGTTCACGGTCGAGTTCGGCCTCATCCAGCAGGCTGAGGGCCTGCGGCTCTTCGGCGCGGGCATCATGTCCTCGGCCAGCGAGGTCGTCCACGCCCTCGGCGACGAGGTCACGCGCTACGGCTTCGACCCGCACCGCATCATCCACCAGGACTACGACGTGTGGCACCTCCAGGACGTGCTCTTCGTCGTCAAGTCGTTCGACGGGCTCGTGGACGGCTTCCGCGGCTGGGCGAAAGGGCGCGGACTGCTCTAG
- a CDS encoding DUF5996 family protein, with translation MPWPALPLADWEPTYATLHRWTQIVGKVRLAAMPWTNHAWHTPLYVTPRGLSTGLVPHDAASFELAFDFVDHRLHLTTEDGRAASFNLQPMASRPMSVAAFCDLLTHLLAAHGIDMPIWPVPVEIPGDVLPFDEDEANAAYDADAAHRHWQILVASHRVFTRFRARFIGKSSPVHFFWGAFDLALTRFSGRTAPAHPGGAPNCADWVMEEAYSHEVSSAGFWAGAGLGEPAYYAYAYPEPEGYRTAAVRPEAAYYHADLGEYVLPYEAVRTADDPDAALLDFLQTTYEAAADLADWDRAALERPALPAPHRA, from the coding sequence ATGCCGTGGCCTGCCCTACCCCTCGCCGATTGGGAACCGACCTACGCCACCCTCCACCGCTGGACGCAGATCGTGGGCAAGGTGCGTCTCGCGGCAATGCCGTGGACCAACCACGCCTGGCACACGCCGCTCTACGTCACCCCGCGCGGGCTCTCGACGGGCCTCGTCCCGCACGACGCCGCTTCGTTCGAGTTGGCCTTCGACTTCGTCGACCACCGGCTGCACCTCACCACCGAAGACGGCCGCGCGGCCTCGTTCAACCTCCAGCCGATGGCGTCGCGCCCGATGTCAGTCGCGGCGTTCTGCGACCTGCTGACGCACCTCCTCGCCGCGCACGGCATCGATATGCCGATCTGGCCCGTGCCGGTCGAGATTCCCGGCGACGTGCTGCCGTTTGACGAGGACGAGGCCAACGCGGCCTACGACGCCGACGCCGCGCACCGCCACTGGCAGATCCTCGTGGCGAGCCACCGTGTGTTCACGCGCTTCCGCGCCCGGTTCATCGGCAAGTCGAGCCCGGTGCACTTCTTCTGGGGCGCGTTCGACCTCGCCCTCACGCGCTTCTCGGGGCGCACGGCCCCGGCCCACCCCGGCGGCGCGCCCAACTGCGCCGACTGGGTGATGGAGGAGGCCTACTCGCACGAGGTGTCCAGCGCGGGCTTCTGGGCAGGCGCGGGCCTCGGCGAACCGGCCTACTACGCCTACGCCTACCCCGAGCCAGAGGGCTACCGCACCGCCGCCGTCCGACCAGAGGCCGCGTATTACCATGCTGACCTCGGCGAGTACGTCCTCCCCTACGAAGCCGTCCGCACCGCCGACGACCCCGACGCGGCGCTCCTCGACTTTCTCCAGACTACCTACGAGGCCGCCGCCGACCTTGCCGACTGGGACCGCGCGGCCCTCGAACGCCCCGCGCTGCCAGCCCCGCACCGCGCCTGA
- a CDS encoding T9SS type A sorting domain-containing protein, with protein sequence MLVVPPPSTAQEAALTFEVVAQTEYDNDALKFSNLLFFSDSTLLVVADGGVFDLTHPYSGSWTLRFEGRFTNGPTFLTTEGILFSATQNLGRSADGGYTWTNAFPDADTFVELPPDAPGGAAFLTDGDDRTVSPERETVARSTDGGLTWTPHAPGPSVLDRVFIRTLAYAPVSSERRTVGTVVGVGVSGAVFSLDGGVTWQASDFVGNIFAENVIYSPTRDLFVTGATANAPDFGNPRGGIWVSEDGQAWTFRGRVPSDSDTPMAVTEAPDGTWWAIRPGEPDGAVFSSVDGGRTWTERGRLDGMALVGQEFLRTQALAIGPEERVWLATTGEPGNESRGAVLRSVERVVVASEDTPVGTPGEAVVLGLPYPNPTRSTVTVPLTLVQPAEARVVVTDLLGREVAVLAEGHRAAGVHTLAVDTAALAPGVYVVRATVGGVTATQRVTVAR encoded by the coding sequence GTGCTCGTCGTCCCCCCTCCGAGCACCGCCCAGGAAGCTGCGCTCACGTTCGAGGTCGTCGCTCAGACCGAGTATGACAACGATGCGCTAAAATTTAGCAACCTGCTCTTCTTCTCAGACTCCACCCTTCTAGTCGTCGCCGACGGCGGAGTCTTCGACCTCACCCATCCCTACAGCGGCTCCTGGACTCTCCGCTTCGAAGGGAGGTTCACCAACGGGCCGACGTTTCTCACCACCGAGGGTATTCTGTTCTCAGCTACGCAAAATCTAGGGCGCTCAGCAGACGGCGGCTACACCTGGACGAACGCATTCCCGGATGCCGACACCTTCGTCGAACTGCCCCCCGACGCGCCCGGTGGAGCGGCCTTCCTGACCGACGGTGACGACCGCACCGTCAGCCCAGAGCGTGAGACGGTCGCCCGCTCCACCGACGGCGGCCTCACCTGGACCCCCCACGCCCCCGGGCCCTCCGTCCTCGACCGCGTCTTCATCCGCACCCTCGCCTACGCTCCGGTCTCGTCCGAGCGTCGCACTGTAGGCACGGTCGTTGGCGTCGGCGTCAGCGGAGCCGTCTTCTCGCTCGACGGCGGCGTCACCTGGCAGGCGTCCGACTTCGTCGGCAACATCTTCGCCGAGAACGTGATCTACTCGCCCACGCGCGACCTCTTCGTGACGGGTGCCACGGCGAACGCCCCGGACTTCGGCAACCCGCGCGGCGGCATCTGGGTGAGCGAGGACGGGCAGGCCTGGACGTTCCGGGGGCGTGTACCCTCGGACAGCGACACGCCGATGGCGGTCACGGAGGCACCGGACGGGACGTGGTGGGCGATCCGTCCGGGGGAGCCCGACGGCGCGGTGTTCTCGTCGGTGGACGGGGGCCGGACGTGGACGGAGCGGGGTCGGCTCGACGGGATGGCGCTCGTGGGACAGGAGTTTCTGCGCACGCAGGCGCTCGCGATCGGGCCGGAGGAGCGGGTGTGGCTCGCCACGACGGGGGAGCCGGGCAACGAGAGCCGGGGCGCGGTGCTGCGGTCGGTGGAGCGGGTGGTGGTGGCCTCGGAGGACACGCCGGTGGGAACGCCCGGTGAGGCGGTGGTGCTGGGCCTGCCGTATCCGAATCCCACGCGGAGTACGGTGACGGTGCCGCTGACGCTTGTGCAGCCCGCCGAGGCGCGCGTCGTGGTGACGGACCTGCTCGGACGGGAGGTGGCAGTGCTGGCCGAGGGCCACCGTGCGGCGGGCGTGCACACGCTTGCGGTCGACACGGCCGCGCTCGCACCGGGCGTCTATGTGGTGCGGGCGACCGTCGGCGGGGTCACGGCAACGCAGCGGGTGACGGTGGCGCGCTGA
- a CDS encoding T9SS type A sorting domain-containing protein codes for MSIRVTSAAVDSNGQNVGTYGPYINTTDGYGDCEVRFQVGDQCFDANADFPFSNSGPYLIEFVQGAFDLSGNFVTQSGSGTIAEFTYATGCQDGFWDQNAQQDTLAMADGYFVYQAANGSTPARVHHLPTTYPKLFNQAFGTKASISDLLGDDWVLPYDTPTLCALLASNGATDTCAQSIYFISTGRGYPFGGRYTFAGDVVNPVGFNWDFKFPLHSSVPTPTTSPVLAFQPGKALEIEQRLRAEDVTFTEGGPFANQGWNGIYFRTGSSGTIEASTIEETTGIALRVRKATVDLFDSQILNAGSRGIYASGAGTVVNFKESTSPPLGADTKIDNSGTLGIHAASGVEVYLGEAEITRSGDAGLLAYKSDIYLADSEITGSGEYGAEGTLASNIRFGLPGQFVSGENNVLEDNADGTLKARNGGYLDAGFLAGQYFQNSFLRTGSQLHAFADSGDIIAECNYWGVSSGPSLTYITTTNGGTFDGTPFLTSAGQTGCAPLNEVTGDAPTGYLAAARTGGSPSTVDPDTPTFAPSGPPEGMDARRWYARQQSAGETLGLLIAAVNEAETERDAELAYLAIAGGVRSGSAAGLDVFLSAQSQRAEHRPYALTALAELRLAEGRSDDARSVATSIAEEYARSERSDHVELAGHAYATLAFLAIDAGDVEAAEAALAGVRTVWPEGEVTELVAEAVDTDLRAYRDEAGGLRKEGSETVPVISARAPVEAFVLGAAYPNPSSGGATVPLVLRDEAEVRVVVYDLLGREVARLAEGRLSAGGHLLALDASALAAGTYVVRASVDGVASTQRLTVAR; via the coding sequence GTGTCCATCCGCGTCACGTCTGCGGCTGTCGATTCGAACGGCCAGAACGTGGGTACCTACGGCCCCTACATCAACACCACGGACGGCTATGGTGACTGTGAGGTCCGTTTCCAAGTTGGAGACCAATGTTTCGATGCGAATGCAGACTTTCCATTCTCGAACAGCGGACCCTATCTGATCGAGTTCGTGCAGGGCGCATTCGATCTGTCTGGAAACTTCGTAACCCAGAGTGGAAGCGGTACGATCGCCGAGTTTACCTACGCGACTGGATGCCAGGATGGTTTCTGGGACCAAAACGCGCAGCAGGACACCCTAGCCATGGCGGATGGCTATTTTGTCTACCAGGCCGCAAACGGCTCGACGCCTGCCCGCGTCCACCATCTGCCTACAACCTATCCAAAGCTCTTCAACCAGGCGTTCGGCACCAAGGCGTCCATCAGCGATCTGCTCGGCGACGATTGGGTGCTACCCTACGACACGCCTACGCTGTGTGCGCTCTTGGCAAGCAACGGGGCAACGGATACCTGCGCCCAGAGTATCTACTTCATCTCGACGGGTCGAGGGTATCCCTTCGGTGGGCGATATACATTCGCTGGCGATGTTGTTAACCCCGTAGGGTTCAACTGGGACTTCAAGTTCCCACTGCATAGCTCCGTGCCGACGCCCACCACATCGCCGGTCCTGGCTTTTCAGCCAGGGAAAGCGCTCGAGATCGAACAGCGGCTGCGGGCGGAGGATGTGACGTTCACGGAGGGAGGGCCTTTCGCCAACCAGGGCTGGAACGGCATCTACTTCCGCACCGGCTCGTCGGGCACCATCGAAGCGAGCACCATCGAAGAGACGACGGGCATCGCCCTGCGCGTTCGCAAGGCCACGGTGGACCTCTTCGACTCGCAAATCCTCAACGCGGGCTCTCGCGGCATCTACGCTTCAGGGGCAGGAACTGTAGTCAACTTCAAGGAGAGTACGAGCCCTCCCCTTGGAGCCGATACAAAAATCGACAACAGCGGCACTCTCGGCATCCATGCGGCGAGCGGAGTAGAGGTCTACCTTGGCGAAGCAGAGATCACCCGTAGTGGGGATGCAGGTCTTCTTGCCTACAAGAGCGATATCTACCTCGCTGACTCGGAGATCACGGGCAGCGGCGAGTATGGAGCCGAGGGCACGCTCGCGAGCAACATCCGCTTCGGTCTGCCTGGACAATTTGTCTCCGGCGAAAACAACGTCCTTGAAGACAACGCGGATGGCACGCTCAAAGCTCGGAACGGCGGCTACCTCGACGCAGGCTTCTTAGCAGGCCAGTACTTCCAGAACTCGTTCCTGCGTACTGGCAGCCAACTCCACGCCTTCGCGGATAGCGGTGACATCATCGCCGAGTGCAACTACTGGGGGGTGTCCTCTGGACCGAGCCTCACGTACATCACCACTACTAACGGCGGCACCTTTGATGGCACGCCCTTTCTCACGAGTGCTGGGCAGACAGGATGCGCCCCGCTGAATGAGGTGACGGGCGATGCTCCCACTGGATACCTCGCGGCAGCACGCACGGGCGGCTCCCCGAGCACAGTCGATCCCGACACGCCGACGTTTGCTCCATCGGGTCCGCCCGAGGGCATGGACGCTCGACGCTGGTATGCTCGTCAGCAGAGCGCGGGCGAGACGCTTGGGCTGCTCATCGCTGCGGTGAATGAGGCAGAGACGGAGCGCGACGCTGAACTAGCCTACCTCGCCATCGCTGGAGGTGTACGCTCAGGCAGCGCGGCAGGCCTCGATGTGTTCCTCTCGGCACAGAGCCAGCGGGCCGAGCACCGGCCCTACGCCCTCACGGCGCTCGCCGAACTGCGCTTGGCCGAGGGGCGCTCAGACGACGCCCGCAGCGTGGCGACCTCCATCGCGGAGGAGTATGCCCGGAGCGAGCGCAGTGACCACGTCGAGCTAGCTGGACACGCCTACGCGACGCTCGCCTTTCTCGCTATCGACGCTGGCGACGTGGAGGCGGCAGAGGCGGCACTCGCGGGCGTACGCACAGTTTGGCCGGAGGGCGAGGTGACCGAACTCGTCGCTGAGGCTGTCGACACGGACCTGAGGGCGTACCGTGACGAAGCGGGAGGTCTTCGCAAAGAGGGGTCGGAGACCGTCCCGGTCATCTCGGCGCGTGCACCTGTGGAGGCATTCGTGTTGGGAGCAGCGTACCCGAACCCGTCGAGTGGTGGCGCAACCGTGCCGTTGGTGCTGCGTGACGAGGCAGAGGTCCGGGTGGTGGTCTATGACCTGCTGGGCCGCGAGGTAGCGCGTCTGGCTGAGGGCAGGCTCTCCGCCGGGGGGCACCTGCTCGCGCTCGACGCCTCGGCACTGGCCGCAGGCACCTACGTGGTGCGGGCGAGCGTGGACGGGGTCGCTTCGACGCAGCGGCTCACGGTCGCACGCTGA
- a CDS encoding transglycosylase SLT domain-containing protein: protein MLSSIRKRYVAVLLVPLFLWVVVLASSEPNAADAPPASLPLPDPIERDLDAIRAGDTLTVLTTYNSTSYFLYRGQPMGYEYDLLRRFAEDEGLTLQMRLVPRDSLLVHLLRGEGDIAAGRLIPDAADSAFVRYSRALYETQPVLVQRDGPPDADAGGPVVDALDSLALATLADSLADAYPPDSVELRARLVQAPRELANEEVAVPEASPFVDDLVELADTISGDIEVVEVDTSTEELIRRVAAARLDFAVSPENVGRLSESKYANLVVRPSLGEPHAVAWGVRANAPALRAALDAWIVGERASAFWNTTYRRYFVDRRGYRERIASTYLTGETGTLSDYDALFQTHADTIGWDWRLLAAQAYQESRFRPNARSWAGAQGLLQLMPATGREFGVTDPNDPADNVAAAVRFLAWLQTYWDGEIADPQERLKFVLASYNTGHGHVEDARRLAVKHGDDPDRWEDVAYWLLQKSKRAVYTDPVVKYGFARGLEPVTYVAHILERWTHYQQFVG from the coding sequence ATGCTGTCGTCTATCCGCAAGCGCTATGTCGCGGTCCTGCTCGTGCCCCTCTTCCTCTGGGTGGTCGTGCTGGCGTCCAGCGAGCCGAATGCCGCCGACGCGCCGCCCGCCAGTCTGCCGCTTCCTGATCCCATCGAGCGCGACCTCGACGCGATCCGCGCGGGCGACACGCTGACCGTGCTCACGACCTACAACTCGACGTCGTACTTCCTCTACCGTGGCCAGCCGATGGGCTACGAGTACGACCTCCTGCGCCGCTTCGCCGAGGACGAGGGGCTGACGCTCCAGATGCGCCTCGTGCCGCGCGACAGCCTGCTCGTGCACCTGCTGCGCGGCGAGGGCGACATCGCGGCGGGGCGCCTCATCCCCGACGCGGCCGACTCGGCGTTCGTGCGCTACAGCCGCGCGCTCTACGAGACCCAGCCCGTCCTCGTCCAGCGCGACGGGCCGCCCGATGCCGACGCCGGTGGCCCGGTCGTCGACGCGCTCGACAGCCTCGCGCTCGCCACGTTGGCAGACTCGCTCGCAGACGCCTACCCACCGGACTCCGTCGAACTGCGCGCGCGGCTCGTGCAGGCCCCGCGGGAACTGGCCAACGAGGAGGTCGCCGTCCCCGAGGCCTCGCCGTTCGTGGACGACCTCGTGGAACTCGCCGACACGATCTCGGGCGACATCGAGGTCGTGGAGGTGGACACCTCGACCGAGGAGCTGATCCGCCGCGTGGCCGCCGCGCGCCTCGACTTCGCCGTGAGCCCGGAGAACGTCGGGCGGCTCTCGGAGAGCAAGTACGCCAACCTCGTCGTGCGTCCGTCGCTGGGCGAGCCGCACGCCGTGGCCTGGGGCGTCCGCGCCAACGCGCCCGCCCTCCGCGCGGCGCTCGACGCCTGGATCGTCGGCGAGCGCGCCTCGGCGTTCTGGAACACAACCTACCGCCGCTACTTCGTCGACCGGCGCGGCTACCGCGAGCGCATCGCCAGTACCTACCTCACCGGCGAGACGGGCACGCTCTCGGACTACGACGCGCTCTTCCAGACGCACGCCGACACGATCGGCTGGGACTGGCGGCTCTTGGCGGCGCAGGCCTACCAGGAGTCGCGCTTTCGTCCGAACGCCCGCTCGTGGGCGGGGGCGCAGGGGCTGCTCCAACTCATGCCCGCGACCGGCCGGGAGTTCGGCGTCACGGACCCCAACGACCCCGCCGACAACGTGGCCGCCGCCGTGCGCTTCCTCGCGTGGCTGCAAACCTACTGGGACGGCGAGATTGCCGACCCGCAGGAGCGGCTGAAGTTCGTGCTCGCGTCGTACAACACCGGGCACGGGCACGTGGAGGACGCCCGCCGCCTCGCCGTCAAGCACGGCGACGACCCCGACCGCTGGGAGGACGTGGCCTACTGGCTGCTCCAGAAGTCGAAGCGCGCCGTCTACACGGACCCGGTGGTGAAGTACGGCTTCGCGCGCGGCCTCGAACCCGTCACCTACGTGGCGCACATCCTGGAGCGCTGGACGCACTACCAGCAGTTCGTCGGCTAG
- a CDS encoding histone deacetylase encodes MPLAHVRVSYHPDYFVPLRPRHPFPMAKFPALHEIVLREGLIAPADVIAPREADWSDLLLVHTQSYLDALAAGQQSKQEERRMGLPWSPALVRRSRLAVQGTINAALMALHDGVAGNLAGGTHHAMPGHAEGFCVLNDVAVALRVAKRSGWIRRALVVDLDVHQGNGNAAFFADDPSVYTFSVHGAKNYPFRKPPSSCDVPLPDGTDDAAYLDTLRHHLPEVLAEAAPDLVVYLGGVDVLDGDRFGRLALTRDGLARRDRYVCETVRAAELPLCLLLSGGYAETPAATADLHATMYREAVRAFETAVPAAS; translated from the coding sequence GTGCCCCTCGCCCACGTGCGCGTCTCCTACCACCCCGACTACTTCGTCCCGCTCCGGCCGCGCCACCCCTTCCCGATGGCGAAATTCCCGGCGTTGCATGAGATCGTCCTCCGCGAGGGCCTCATCGCCCCCGCCGACGTGATTGCGCCGCGCGAGGCCGATTGGTCGGACCTGCTGCTCGTCCACACGCAGTCCTACCTCGACGCGCTCGCGGCCGGGCAGCAGTCGAAGCAGGAGGAGCGACGGATGGGGCTCCCGTGGTCGCCCGCGCTCGTGCGCCGGAGCCGCCTCGCCGTGCAGGGCACGATCAACGCGGCGCTGATGGCGCTGCACGACGGCGTCGCGGGCAACCTCGCGGGCGGCACGCACCACGCGATGCCGGGCCATGCCGAGGGCTTCTGCGTGCTCAACGACGTGGCCGTGGCGCTGCGCGTCGCCAAGCGCTCCGGCTGGATCCGCCGCGCGCTCGTCGTCGACCTCGACGTGCACCAGGGCAACGGCAACGCGGCGTTCTTCGCCGACGACCCGAGCGTCTACACCTTCTCGGTGCACGGCGCGAAGAACTACCCCTTCCGCAAGCCGCCCTCGTCCTGCGACGTGCCCCTCCCCGACGGCACCGACGACGCCGCCTACCTCGACACGCTGCGCCACCACCTCCCGGAGGTGCTCGCCGAGGCCGCCCCCGATCTGGTCGTCTACCTCGGCGGCGTGGACGTGCTCGACGGGGACCGCTTCGGGCGGCTCGCCCTCACCCGCGACGGCCTCGCCCGCCGCGACCGCTACGTCTGCGAAACCGTACGCGCCGCCGAACTCCCGCTGTGCCTGCTGCTCTCGGGCGGCTACGCCGAGACGCCCGCCGCCACCGCCGACCTCCACGCGACGATGTACCGCGAGGCCGTGCGGGCCTTTGAGACGGCGGTGCCCGCCGCGTCGTGA
- a CDS encoding YceI family protein has protein sequence MPLRSLLLALAALVTMGAAAPWRPTAPLPLDLRASRVEWTVSKVGKDYHGLVSLAAARLDVSDSTLAGHLLFDINAATCSNATGRELDEVMEVMHERLFDTAHHPRGHLLIQHAHRLGPADAEGFLLFEVTGDLRVRGQSQAVTFPVRVRPHATSGTVAGEATLTIERARWNLHYGPSLLDQVKDQAIADTITFHAVFVAG, from the coding sequence ATGCCGCTGCGCTCGCTCCTACTCGCGCTCGCCGCCCTCGTCACGATGGGCGCAGCAGCACCGTGGAGGCCCACCGCGCCCCTACCGCTCGATCTCCGCGCGAGCCGCGTCGAGTGGACCGTCTCGAAGGTGGGCAAGGACTACCACGGCCTCGTGAGCCTGGCCGCCGCCCGCCTCGACGTGTCCGACTCGACGCTCGCCGGGCACCTCCTCTTCGACATCAACGCTGCCACCTGCTCCAACGCGACCGGCCGCGAACTCGACGAGGTCATGGAGGTGATGCACGAGCGGCTCTTCGACACAGCGCACCACCCGCGCGGGCACCTGCTCATCCAGCACGCTCACCGCCTCGGCCCCGCCGACGCCGAGGGCTTTCTCCTGTTTGAGGTCACCGGCGACCTCCGCGTCCGGGGGCAATCGCAGGCCGTCACGTTCCCGGTGCGCGTCCGTCCGCATGCTACGTCCGGCACCGTCGCTGGTGAAGCCACGCTCACCATTGAGCGCGCCCGCTGGAACCTCCACTACGGCCCGAGTCTGCTCGATCAGGTCAAGGACCAGGCCATTGCAGACACGATCACCTTCCACGCGGTGTTTGTGGCGGGCTAG